The Bosea sp. 685 DNA window CGGCCAGTACGACCCCGGCCGCGAGCCCGACCGCGCAGCCCAAGGCGAGGCCAAGCGCCATTTCGGTCGCCGTGATCCGCAGATGCGGCAGCAGGCGCCCGCTGGCGATCTCGCTCCACAGCGTCGCCAGCACGACTGAGGGCGGCGGCACGATCAGCGCCGGCACGCCGGCAAACCGGCAATAGAGCTCCCAGCCGGCGAGCAGGACCAGCAGCAGCAAGGCCGAGGACAGGCGCGCGATCATGGCGCCAGATCCATCGCCTGCCGCAACTCGCGGCAGAGCGCGTTGAAGGCCTGGCCGTAGCGCAATTCGCGGTGGCGCGGCCGAGGCAGGTCCACCGCGATCTGATGGTGCAGACGCCCCGCCGCCATCACCGCGACGCGGTCGGCCAGATAGACGGCCTCGGTGATGTCGTGGGTCACGAACAGCACTGTCGTTCCGTGCAGGGCGCAGAGCCTCAGGAGGTCGTCCTGCAACTCCTCGCGGGTCAGCGCGTCGAGCGCAGCAAAAGGCTCGTCGAGCAGCAGCACGGCCGGTTGGGTGACCAGCGCGCGCGCAACCGCGACGCGACTTTGCTGCCCGCCCGACAATTCGCTCGGGTAGCGCTGCGCATAGCCGTCCAGCGAAACCAGTTTCAGCAGATCGAGTGCAGCCTCCCGGTCCGCTGCGCGGGGGCGGCGCTTCAGCGAGATCGGCAAGAGCACATTGTCGAGCACGCTCGCCCAGTCCAGCAAGGTCGGGGCCTGGAAGACGAAGCCGATCTGCGGACCCGGCTCACGCAAGGCGGCGCCATCGATCCTGACGATCCCCTCGTCGGGCAGGAGCAGGCCGGCAGCGAGCTTCAGCAGGGTCGTCTTGCCGCAGCCGCTGCGCCCCACCAGGCAATGGATCGCGCCGCGCGGGATCGTCCAGTCGACATGATCGACGATCGCGGGCCAGTCGCCATAGCCGTAGCTCGCCCGGTCGATGGCGACGAAGCCTTCGCTGTGCGGCTCAATCGACATAAGGCGCGAATCCGTCCGCGGCGGCTTCCGCCGCATGCTCGATCTCGGTCATGGTGACGAGGTCGAGCAGGTTGAAGCGCCCGTCATTATGCCAGCCGGCCTCGGGCGCGGTCATCGCGCCGAGCGCGCAGATGCGCGTCACGCCGACCTGCCCGAGCAGACCAGCGAGCCGGAACAGATCATCGGGTGCCGCCGCGATCCCGGCGCTTTGGAGGAAAGCCCGGAAGGGAGCGATCAGGCTGACGACATCGTCGAGCTTGTCGACGGCGACGATGGCGAGCGTCCGGTTCAGGCCACTGGGGGCCAGCGCCTGCGCGTCCTCGACATGGACGATGCTCCAGTCGTCGGAGGCGTCGCCCAGGAGGACGCGATTACTGCCGAAGGTGCGAAGCTCTTGTGCGCTACGCCAGGACGCGACACTGGTCGCCTCCTCGATCGAGAGCGCACGGCGCGGATGCTTGCGGGCGAAGCTCGCCAGTTCATGCGCGACATAGGCGGAAAATTCGCGCGGCGCGACGCGCCCGCCGCGCTCGACGAACAGCATCTGCGGGGAATAGCAGCCCTGCTGATCATAGCGCATCACGTCATAGGCGGCCTGCCGGGCGAGCGCGCCCGCCTTGCGCGTATCCAGCGCCGCACGCCCGACTATGCCGAAGCCGATCTTGTGGCCATGCGGCAGGTAACGGGCGGTGACGGGCGCGCGATCCCGGATCGCCTTCAGCGCATCATTGCCGCCATAGGCGACGATGGCGTCGGCCTCAGCCAGCCAGACGCGGTCGCCCGCCTCATCGCCGCCCTTCCACCAGACCACGGCGAGGCATTCGCCCAGGCGCGGATCGATCTCGGCCAGGATGCGGGCGAACCAGCCCGCCAGCAGCGGCTCGGCGGTGGCGACCTTGCCGATGCTCCCGGCCTTGACCAGCAGGCCCGATATCAGGCTCCAGAGCGGCAGGCCTGGAACATTGCCGGCCCAGACATGCAGCAAGAGGTCCGGCCCGAACGCCTTGGCGAAACCGCCCTTCGGCCTGGGCTGGAAATCGTCGAGGATCTGCGGATCGGCGAAATCCTCAGTCAGGAAGCGCTTGAGCTGCGGCTGCCGGAAGATCTTCAGATAGCCGGTCAGGCCGAGCCGGATCATCTCGGGATCATAGCCCGTCACGATTGGCAGCAGTCTTTCGGCCTTTTGTCGCCAGGGATCGTTTCGGTCGAGCAATCGCGCGATCGCCTGGTCGATGATCGCTGTGATCTCGGCGATGCGCAGGGTCTTGAGATAGGCGCGGGCATTGTTGCGCACGCGCGCAGCCAGGGCTGTGGCTTGCGCTTCGCTGAGCATGGGCACGCGGATCTCCGCCGCCTCGCCCCAAGCGCTGAAGTGAAGCGTCTTCCACTCCACCTCGCCGGCTGGCAAGCTAGGCAGATGCCCCGCGAACTCGGTCATCACCTCAGCCACGAGCCGCTTTCAGGAATTCCTCGACCGCCACGGAGCAGCCCTTGGAATCGGCGCCATCGACGCGGCCCAACAAACGGAAGCCGCCCGGGACGACGATGCCGGCATCCTCGGTCAGGATCGCCGAGACCGAGTTGAAATGGGCGAGATCGTGATGGACCAGCACGCCGGTCGCGCCTGCGGGCACATCCTGACCCGTCAGCGGGTTCACCACTCGGCTGCGGATCCAGTGCGGGCCCGACTTTACCGGCGGGCAGGTCTCATTGCCCCAATCGTAAAATTGGGTACTGAGCTCGGTCATGCCGTACATGTTGATGCAGCGCTCCCGGGGCACGCCGAGCGCAGCCGACAGAGCGTCGTAGAACTCGTCCGCCGCCAATTCGCGCGACTGCCCCTTGAAACCGCCGGTGTCGAGGATGCGGCTGCCCGGCGGCAGCGCAAAGCGCCGGCCCTGCCGCTGCAATTCGTCGAGCAGATGCACGAAGCTGTAGCTGGCGCCCAACAAGGCGTAAGGCTCATCGCCAGCCTCGGCTCGCGCCAGCGCCGCGAGCAGGCGCGTCGTGGCGAGGCCCGCCCCGTCGATGAAGCCTTCGCTGTCGGGCGCCCCGAACTCCCGCCGCGCCAAGGCAAGGTAATGCGCGAGCGAGGAATTCGGCATCGCCTGCTCGTCGGGGAACAGAATGCCCATGCCGATCCGGTCCGGCCCCTGCATCCTGTTCTGCCCCTGCATGAAGCGCTGCCGGAAATTCAGGATCATCGAACGGTCATAGACGGCCAGCGTCGGGTGATAGCTGCGTCCCCGCTGCCCGCCACGGGTCGTACCGCTCGTCATGAAGAC harbors:
- a CDS encoding ABC transporter ATP-binding protein — translated: MSIEPHSEGFVAIDRASYGYGDWPAIVDHVDWTIPRGAIHCLVGRSGCGKTTLLKLAAGLLLPDEGIVRIDGAALREPGPQIGFVFQAPTLLDWASVLDNVLLPISLKRRPRAADREAALDLLKLVSLDGYAQRYPSELSGGQQSRVAVARALVTQPAVLLLDEPFAALDALTREELQDDLLRLCALHGTTVLFVTHDITEAVYLADRVAVMAAGRLHHQIAVDLPRPRHRELRYGQAFNALCRELRQAMDLAP
- a CDS encoding acyl-CoA reductase; its protein translation is MTEFAGHLPSLPAGEVEWKTLHFSAWGEAAEIRVPMLSEAQATALAARVRNNARAYLKTLRIAEITAIIDQAIARLLDRNDPWRQKAERLLPIVTGYDPEMIRLGLTGYLKIFRQPQLKRFLTEDFADPQILDDFQPRPKGGFAKAFGPDLLLHVWAGNVPGLPLWSLISGLLVKAGSIGKVATAEPLLAGWFARILAEIDPRLGECLAVVWWKGGDEAGDRVWLAEADAIVAYGGNDALKAIRDRAPVTARYLPHGHKIGFGIVGRAALDTRKAGALARQAAYDVMRYDQQGCYSPQMLFVERGGRVAPREFSAYVAHELASFARKHPRRALSIEEATSVASWRSAQELRTFGSNRVLLGDASDDWSIVHVEDAQALAPSGLNRTLAIVAVDKLDDVVSLIAPFRAFLQSAGIAAAPDDLFRLAGLLGQVGVTRICALGAMTAPEAGWHNDGRFNLLDLVTMTEIEHAAEAAADGFAPYVD